One Bacteroidota bacterium genomic window carries:
- a CDS encoding glycosyltransferase — MLKIILAVSNDLVTDNRVYKVSESLRNMGFQVGLVGRCLPYSEPYLRTGVQVNRFKLWFNHSALFYANLNLRLFFYLIRARVDIVVANDLDTLPACWLAAKLRRKVLVFDSHELFTEVPELTNRLIIRKVWLRLEKMLLPGVDFGYTVSPSIQNYYALNYRKNFQLVRNAAFYRSNFLFNKKSEETIIIYQGALNQGRGLELMLETMPLLPHMKLWIVGVGDIEQELKKKVLALHLAEKVIFFGRVQIADLFQYTSKAHIGISLEEDLGLNYRYSLPNKLFDYVQARIPVVVPDLPEMRNLVESYEIGYVLNERSPEKLAETILRAEHDYFEKDSDREKLQLAARKLCWQNEEKELIALYQEAYELAKQRNGQSKK; from the coding sequence TTGCTTAAAATAATTTTGGCAGTTAGCAACGATCTGGTTACCGATAACCGGGTTTACAAAGTGTCTGAAAGTCTCAGAAATATGGGTTTTCAGGTAGGTCTTGTAGGTAGGTGCCTGCCCTATTCGGAACCATACCTTCGAACCGGGGTTCAGGTAAATCGTTTTAAGCTTTGGTTTAACCATTCTGCCCTTTTTTATGCAAACCTGAATTTGCGTTTGTTTTTCTACCTGATTCGGGCAAGGGTAGACATTGTAGTAGCCAACGACCTTGATACCCTACCGGCCTGCTGGTTAGCGGCTAAATTGCGCAGAAAAGTATTGGTATTCGACAGTCACGAGTTGTTTACAGAAGTGCCAGAACTTACCAATCGTCTCATAATCCGGAAGGTATGGTTGCGGCTGGAAAAAATGCTCCTACCAGGTGTCGATTTTGGCTATACAGTTTCTCCTTCTATTCAGAATTATTATGCGCTAAACTATAGGAAAAACTTTCAGTTGGTGCGCAATGCCGCTTTCTATCGCAGTAATTTTTTATTCAATAAAAAATCGGAGGAGACAATAATTATATACCAGGGGGCACTCAATCAGGGACGCGGACTGGAACTTATGCTCGAAACCATGCCGTTGTTGCCTCATATGAAACTCTGGATTGTGGGTGTTGGCGACATTGAGCAGGAACTTAAGAAAAAGGTTTTAGCCCTGCATTTGGCAGAGAAGGTCATCTTTTTTGGACGTGTGCAGATTGCCGACCTCTTTCAATATACATCCAAAGCGCATATTGGTATTTCACTGGAGGAAGATTTGGGACTCAATTACAGGTATTCCTTACCCAATAAATTGTTCGATTATGTTCAAGCCCGTATTCCGGTTGTAGTGCCGGATCTGCCTGAGATGAGAAATCTGGTGGAAAGCTATGAAATTGGCTATGTGTTAAACGAACGCAGCCCTGAGAAACTGGCTGAAACCATTCTTCGGGCTGAGCATGATTATTTTGAGAAAGATTCTGATCGCGAAAAATTACAGCTTGCTGCAAGAAAATTATGCTGGCAAAACGAAGAAAAGGAGCTTATCGCTTTATACCAAGAGGCTTACGAACTAGCAAAACAGCGTAACGGCCAATCGAAAAAATAA
- a CDS encoding DUF2062 domain-containing protein, whose amino-acid sequence MMRLLKRKVLLPIRKALKNGLSHRKLALSLALGITIGLMPFYGITTILVGILAYAMKLDFVITQAVHYLVHPLQIALFVPFFKLGNYLVGSGTSNYSFSEVMLLFRENFWMALVELWKLNMLAIAIWGLLAIPIFYGLYRLFIFSIGRYAVLLVRKPLGIKR is encoded by the coding sequence ATGATGAGATTATTGAAGCGAAAGGTTTTACTCCCCATTCGAAAAGCATTAAAAAACGGATTATCGCACAGAAAGCTGGCACTTTCGCTGGCACTTGGAATAACCATTGGTTTGATGCCATTTTATGGAATTACCACAATATTGGTAGGCATTCTGGCTTATGCCATGAAACTTGATTTTGTGATTACCCAAGCGGTTCATTATCTGGTACATCCTCTGCAAATTGCCCTTTTTGTTCCCTTCTTCAAACTTGGAAATTATTTAGTAGGTTCGGGTACCTCCAACTATTCATTTTCAGAAGTTATGTTGCTTTTCCGCGAAAATTTCTGGATGGCATTAGTTGAACTTTGGAAATTAAATATGCTGGCCATTGCTATTTGGGGACTTTTGGCAATACCCATTTTTTATGGCTTGTACCGACTGTTTATTTTTTCGATTGGCCGTTACGCTGTTTTGCTAGTTCGTAAGCCTCTTGGTATAAAGCGATAA